A stretch of the Gammaproteobacteria bacterium genome encodes the following:
- a CDS encoding helix-turn-helix domain-containing protein yields the protein YVISDHLAHADPLIERFEQWGRARLAKGFSLTEAARAVGASERTLARRLHRVLGKTPLSYFQDLRIEHAVHRLQTGRASVDAIAGEVGYADGVTLRALLRRKLGRGVRELRGRG from the coding sequence CCTACGTCATCTCGGACCACCTGGCGCACGCCGACCCGCTGATCGAGCGCTTCGAGCAATGGGGACGCGCGCGGCTCGCGAAGGGCTTTTCGCTGACGGAGGCGGCGCGCGCCGTGGGCGCGAGCGAACGCACGCTGGCGCGCCGCCTGCACCGCGTGCTGGGCAAGACGCCGCTATCCTACTTCCAGGACCTTCGCATCGAGCACGCCGTGCATCGGCTGCAGACCGGCAGGGCGAGCGTGGACGCCATCGCCGGCGAGGTGGGATATGCCGACGGAGTCACCTTGCGCGCCCTGCTGCGGCGGAAGCTGGGTCGCGGCGTGCGCGAGTTGCGGGGGC